The following are encoded together in the Equus quagga isolate Etosha38 chromosome 1, UCLA_HA_Equagga_1.0, whole genome shotgun sequence genome:
- the ZFP37 gene encoding zinc finger protein 37 homolog isoform X1 codes for MSAAGCDPMLTKLEIEDLRKSAGTADEVGCPPEMAVSEPGGSAAGSVRFKDVTMAFTQKEWEQLDPAQRNLYKDVMLENYSSLASMGYQAAKPDMISKLEKGEEPWLGKGKRPSQGGPSEIARPKQIGARGKVQQDDDQLENHQESQKKLLREVAFKKKTLTKKKGHECSSLGEKNVSTKHPPSKKKLLKFESHGKSLKQNLDLPDHRRNYVKKKPDVAKEQRKSFSHSLSDTKKEKNQTGKKHEKLSNQNPSNKHDKTQTGKKREKLGHPIHSSSHTKWDKIQTGEKHEKSSSHSLSPTKHEKTQAKVKPYECNQCGKVLSHKQGLVDHQRIHTGEKPYECNECGIAFSQKSHLVVHQRTHTGEKPYECIQCGKAHSHKHALTDHLRVHTGEKPYECTECGKTFRHSSNLIQHVRSHTGEKPYECKECGKSFRYNSSLTEHVRTHTGEIPYECNECGKAFKYSSSLTKHMKIHTGEKPFECNECGKAFNKKSHLIIHQRTHTKEKPYKCNECGKAFGHSSSLTYHMRIHTGESPFECNQCGKAFKQIEGLTQHQRIHTGEKPYECIECGKAFSQKSHLIVHERTHTGEKPYECNECGKAFNAKSQLVIHQRSHTGEKPYECNECGKAFKQNASLTKHVKTHLEVKSPE; via the exons ATGTCGGCCGCCGGCTGCGATCCGATGCTGACAAAGCTGGAGATCGAGGACCTGAGGAAGAGTGCGGGAACGGCCGACGAGGTCGGGTGTCCACCGGAGATGGCCGTGTCGGAGCCCGGGGGCAGCGCGGCG GGATCAGTAAGATTCAAAGATGTGACTATGGCCTTTACCCAGAAGGAATGGGAGCAACTGGATCCTGCTCAGAGGAACCTGTACAaggatgtgatgctggagaactacaGCAGCCTTGCTTCAATGG GATATCAAGCTGCCAAACCGGACATGATCTCCAAgttggaaaaaggagaagagccgtggttggggaaggggaaaagaCCCAGTCAAGGTGGTCCGAGTGAAATAGCAAGACCCAAGCAAATAGGAGCCCGTGGAA AAGTCCAGCAAGATGATGACCAGCTAGAGAATCACCAGGAATCTCAAAAAAAACTCCTTAGGGAAgttgcatttaagaaaaaaactctgACTAAGAAGAAAGGCCATGAATGTAGttcattgggggaaaaaaatgtgagtACAAAACATCCTCCTTCAAAAAAAAAGCTTCTTAAATTTGAGTCACATGGTAAAAGTTTGAAACAGAATTTAGATTTACCTGATCATAGAAGAAACTATGTAAAAAAGAAACCTGATGTAGCTAAAGAGCAGAGAAAATCATTCAGCCATAGCTTATctgatacaaagaaagaaaaaaatcaaactggaAAGAAACATGAGAAATTATCCAACCAAAACCCTTCTAATAAGCATGACAAAACTCAAACTGGTAAGAAACGTGAGAAATTAGGTCATCCCATACACAGCTCTTCCCATACTAAATGGGACAAAATTCAAACTGGAGAGAAACATGAGAAATCATCCAGCCATAGCTTATCTCCTACTAAGCATGAAAAAACCCAAGCTAAAgtgaaaccctatgaatgtaatcAGTGTGGGAAGGTTCTCAGCCATAAACAAGGACTCGTTGaccatcagagaattcatactggggagaaaccatatgaatgtaatgaatgtgggataGCTTTTAGCCAAAAGTCACACCTTGTTgtacatcagagaactcacactggagaaaaaccatatgaatGTATTCAGTGTGGCAAAGCCCACAGTCATAAACATGCCCTCACTGACCATCTAAGAGTTCATACTGGGGAAAAGCCCTATGAATGTActgaatgtgggaaaaccttcagACACAGTTCAAACCTTATTCAACATGTGAGATCTCATACAGgtgagaagccctatgaatgtaaggaatgtggaaaatCCTTTAGGTATAATTCATCTCTTACTGAACATGTGAGAACTCATACAGGTGAAATACcatatgaatgtaatgaatgtggaaaagcctttaaGTATAGCTCATCTCTTACTAAACATATGAAAATTCATACAGGTGAAAAACCCTTtgaatgcaatgaatgtgggaaagctttcaacaAGAAGTCACACCTCATTATACATCAAAGAACTCATACTAaggagaaaccctataaatgtaatgaatgtggaaaagcctttggACATAGCTCATCTCTTACTTACCACATGAGAATTCATACAGGTGAAAGTCCCTTTGAATGTAAtcaatgtgggaaggccttcaaaCAAATTGAAGGCCTTActcaacatcagagaattcatactggggagaaaccctatgaatgcattgaatgtgggaaagcctttagccAAAAGTCGCACCTCATTGTACACGAGAGAACTCAtactggggagaaaccctatgaatgtaatgaatgtggaaaagccttcaatGCAAAGTCACAACTTGTTATACATCAAAGAtcccacactggagagaaaccctatgaatgtaatgaatgtgggaaagccttcaaaCAAAATGCATCCCTTACCAAACATGTGAAAACTCATTTAGAAGTGAAATCTCCTGAGTGA
- the ZFP37 gene encoding zinc finger protein 37 homolog isoform X3, whose protein sequence is MSAAGCDPMLTKLEIEDLRKSAGTADEVGCPPEMAVSEPGGSAAEWEQLDPAQRNLYKDVMLENYSSLASMGYQAAKPDMISKLEKGEEPWLGKGKRPSQGGPSEIARPKQIGARGKVQQDDDQLENHQESQKKLLREVAFKKKTLTKKKGHECSSLGEKNVSTKHPPSKKKLLKFESHGKSLKQNLDLPDHRRNYVKKKPDVAKEQRKSFSHSLSDTKKEKNQTGKKHEKLSNQNPSNKHDKTQTGKKREKLGHPIHSSSHTKWDKIQTGEKHEKSSSHSLSPTKHEKTQAKVKPYECNQCGKVLSHKQGLVDHQRIHTGEKPYECNECGIAFSQKSHLVVHQRTHTGEKPYECIQCGKAHSHKHALTDHLRVHTGEKPYECTECGKTFRHSSNLIQHVRSHTGEKPYECKECGKSFRYNSSLTEHVRTHTGEIPYECNECGKAFKYSSSLTKHMKIHTGEKPFECNECGKAFNKKSHLIIHQRTHTKEKPYKCNECGKAFGHSSSLTYHMRIHTGESPFECNQCGKAFKQIEGLTQHQRIHTGEKPYECIECGKAFSQKSHLIVHERTHTGEKPYECNECGKAFNAKSQLVIHQRSHTGEKPYECNECGKAFKQNASLTKHVKTHLEVKSPE, encoded by the exons ATGTCGGCCGCCGGCTGCGATCCGATGCTGACAAAGCTGGAGATCGAGGACCTGAGGAAGAGTGCGGGAACGGCCGACGAGGTCGGGTGTCCACCGGAGATGGCCGTGTCGGAGCCCGGGGGCAGCGCGGCG GAATGGGAGCAACTGGATCCTGCTCAGAGGAACCTGTACAaggatgtgatgctggagaactacaGCAGCCTTGCTTCAATGG GATATCAAGCTGCCAAACCGGACATGATCTCCAAgttggaaaaaggagaagagccgtggttggggaaggggaaaagaCCCAGTCAAGGTGGTCCGAGTGAAATAGCAAGACCCAAGCAAATAGGAGCCCGTGGAA AAGTCCAGCAAGATGATGACCAGCTAGAGAATCACCAGGAATCTCAAAAAAAACTCCTTAGGGAAgttgcatttaagaaaaaaactctgACTAAGAAGAAAGGCCATGAATGTAGttcattgggggaaaaaaatgtgagtACAAAACATCCTCCTTCAAAAAAAAAGCTTCTTAAATTTGAGTCACATGGTAAAAGTTTGAAACAGAATTTAGATTTACCTGATCATAGAAGAAACTATGTAAAAAAGAAACCTGATGTAGCTAAAGAGCAGAGAAAATCATTCAGCCATAGCTTATctgatacaaagaaagaaaaaaatcaaactggaAAGAAACATGAGAAATTATCCAACCAAAACCCTTCTAATAAGCATGACAAAACTCAAACTGGTAAGAAACGTGAGAAATTAGGTCATCCCATACACAGCTCTTCCCATACTAAATGGGACAAAATTCAAACTGGAGAGAAACATGAGAAATCATCCAGCCATAGCTTATCTCCTACTAAGCATGAAAAAACCCAAGCTAAAgtgaaaccctatgaatgtaatcAGTGTGGGAAGGTTCTCAGCCATAAACAAGGACTCGTTGaccatcagagaattcatactggggagaaaccatatgaatgtaatgaatgtgggataGCTTTTAGCCAAAAGTCACACCTTGTTgtacatcagagaactcacactggagaaaaaccatatgaatGTATTCAGTGTGGCAAAGCCCACAGTCATAAACATGCCCTCACTGACCATCTAAGAGTTCATACTGGGGAAAAGCCCTATGAATGTActgaatgtgggaaaaccttcagACACAGTTCAAACCTTATTCAACATGTGAGATCTCATACAGgtgagaagccctatgaatgtaaggaatgtggaaaatCCTTTAGGTATAATTCATCTCTTACTGAACATGTGAGAACTCATACAGGTGAAATACcatatgaatgtaatgaatgtggaaaagcctttaaGTATAGCTCATCTCTTACTAAACATATGAAAATTCATACAGGTGAAAAACCCTTtgaatgcaatgaatgtgggaaagctttcaacaAGAAGTCACACCTCATTATACATCAAAGAACTCATACTAaggagaaaccctataaatgtaatgaatgtggaaaagcctttggACATAGCTCATCTCTTACTTACCACATGAGAATTCATACAGGTGAAAGTCCCTTTGAATGTAAtcaatgtgggaaggccttcaaaCAAATTGAAGGCCTTActcaacatcagagaattcatactggggagaaaccctatgaatgcattgaatgtgggaaagcctttagccAAAAGTCGCACCTCATTGTACACGAGAGAACTCAtactggggagaaaccctatgaatgtaatgaatgtggaaaagccttcaatGCAAAGTCACAACTTGTTATACATCAAAGAtcccacactggagagaaaccctatgaatgtaatgaatgtgggaaagccttcaaaCAAAATGCATCCCTTACCAAACATGTGAAAACTCATTTAGAAGTGAAATCTCCTGAGTGA
- the ZFP37 gene encoding zinc finger protein 37 homolog isoform X2, producing the protein MSAAGCDPMLTKLEIEDLRKSAGTADEVGCPPEMAVSEPGGSAAKEWEQLDPAQRNLYKDVMLENYSSLASMGYQAAKPDMISKLEKGEEPWLGKGKRPSQGGPSEIARPKQIGARGKVQQDDDQLENHQESQKKLLREVAFKKKTLTKKKGHECSSLGEKNVSTKHPPSKKKLLKFESHGKSLKQNLDLPDHRRNYVKKKPDVAKEQRKSFSHSLSDTKKEKNQTGKKHEKLSNQNPSNKHDKTQTGKKREKLGHPIHSSSHTKWDKIQTGEKHEKSSSHSLSPTKHEKTQAKVKPYECNQCGKVLSHKQGLVDHQRIHTGEKPYECNECGIAFSQKSHLVVHQRTHTGEKPYECIQCGKAHSHKHALTDHLRVHTGEKPYECTECGKTFRHSSNLIQHVRSHTGEKPYECKECGKSFRYNSSLTEHVRTHTGEIPYECNECGKAFKYSSSLTKHMKIHTGEKPFECNECGKAFNKKSHLIIHQRTHTKEKPYKCNECGKAFGHSSSLTYHMRIHTGESPFECNQCGKAFKQIEGLTQHQRIHTGEKPYECIECGKAFSQKSHLIVHERTHTGEKPYECNECGKAFNAKSQLVIHQRSHTGEKPYECNECGKAFKQNASLTKHVKTHLEVKSPE; encoded by the exons ATGTCGGCCGCCGGCTGCGATCCGATGCTGACAAAGCTGGAGATCGAGGACCTGAGGAAGAGTGCGGGAACGGCCGACGAGGTCGGGTGTCCACCGGAGATGGCCGTGTCGGAGCCCGGGGGCAGCGCGGCG AAGGAATGGGAGCAACTGGATCCTGCTCAGAGGAACCTGTACAaggatgtgatgctggagaactacaGCAGCCTTGCTTCAATGG GATATCAAGCTGCCAAACCGGACATGATCTCCAAgttggaaaaaggagaagagccgtggttggggaaggggaaaagaCCCAGTCAAGGTGGTCCGAGTGAAATAGCAAGACCCAAGCAAATAGGAGCCCGTGGAA AAGTCCAGCAAGATGATGACCAGCTAGAGAATCACCAGGAATCTCAAAAAAAACTCCTTAGGGAAgttgcatttaagaaaaaaactctgACTAAGAAGAAAGGCCATGAATGTAGttcattgggggaaaaaaatgtgagtACAAAACATCCTCCTTCAAAAAAAAAGCTTCTTAAATTTGAGTCACATGGTAAAAGTTTGAAACAGAATTTAGATTTACCTGATCATAGAAGAAACTATGTAAAAAAGAAACCTGATGTAGCTAAAGAGCAGAGAAAATCATTCAGCCATAGCTTATctgatacaaagaaagaaaaaaatcaaactggaAAGAAACATGAGAAATTATCCAACCAAAACCCTTCTAATAAGCATGACAAAACTCAAACTGGTAAGAAACGTGAGAAATTAGGTCATCCCATACACAGCTCTTCCCATACTAAATGGGACAAAATTCAAACTGGAGAGAAACATGAGAAATCATCCAGCCATAGCTTATCTCCTACTAAGCATGAAAAAACCCAAGCTAAAgtgaaaccctatgaatgtaatcAGTGTGGGAAGGTTCTCAGCCATAAACAAGGACTCGTTGaccatcagagaattcatactggggagaaaccatatgaatgtaatgaatgtgggataGCTTTTAGCCAAAAGTCACACCTTGTTgtacatcagagaactcacactggagaaaaaccatatgaatGTATTCAGTGTGGCAAAGCCCACAGTCATAAACATGCCCTCACTGACCATCTAAGAGTTCATACTGGGGAAAAGCCCTATGAATGTActgaatgtgggaaaaccttcagACACAGTTCAAACCTTATTCAACATGTGAGATCTCATACAGgtgagaagccctatgaatgtaaggaatgtggaaaatCCTTTAGGTATAATTCATCTCTTACTGAACATGTGAGAACTCATACAGGTGAAATACcatatgaatgtaatgaatgtggaaaagcctttaaGTATAGCTCATCTCTTACTAAACATATGAAAATTCATACAGGTGAAAAACCCTTtgaatgcaatgaatgtgggaaagctttcaacaAGAAGTCACACCTCATTATACATCAAAGAACTCATACTAaggagaaaccctataaatgtaatgaatgtggaaaagcctttggACATAGCTCATCTCTTACTTACCACATGAGAATTCATACAGGTGAAAGTCCCTTTGAATGTAAtcaatgtgggaaggccttcaaaCAAATTGAAGGCCTTActcaacatcagagaattcatactggggagaaaccctatgaatgcattgaatgtgggaaagcctttagccAAAAGTCGCACCTCATTGTACACGAGAGAACTCAtactggggagaaaccctatgaatgtaatgaatgtggaaaagccttcaatGCAAAGTCACAACTTGTTATACATCAAAGAtcccacactggagagaaaccctatgaatgtaatgaatgtgggaaagccttcaaaCAAAATGCATCCCTTACCAAACATGTGAAAACTCATTTAGAAGTGAAATCTCCTGAGTGA
- the LOC124247230 gene encoding zinc finger protein 420-like, with translation MKELTPQKSISEEAILHNMIVNSDFKDWKLEDEINHQENQDKLLNHVAFIDNKSLTEEIDHGCNALGKVVHVNRTSNKHIRGFIHSHIFAQPKMLTSEKSYKCIQCGKAFSRKSELIVHQRIHTGEKPYESSECRKAFIQESQLIVHQRIHTGMKPFECIECEKAFSRKSHLTIYHRIHTGEQPCECSDCRKAFSQKSNLIVHQKIYVEQKPFSWNEKTLIQSSKFH, from the coding sequence ATGAAAGAATTAACTCCACAGAAGAGCATTTCTGAAGAAGCAATACTCCATAACATGATAGTAAACTCAGATTTTAAAGACTGGAAACTTGAAGATGAGATAAATCACCAGGAAAACCAAGACAAGCTTTTGAACCATGTTGCATTCATTGACAATAAGTCACTGACTGAGGAGATAGACCATGGATGTAATGCACTAGGAAAAGTAGTTCATGTGAACAGAACATCTAATAAACACATCAGAGGCTTCATACATAGTCACATCTTTGCTCAACCAAAAATGCTAACCAGTGAGAAGTCATATAAATGTATtcagtgtgggaaagccttcagtagGAAGTCAGAACTCATtgtacatcagagaattcatactggggagaaaccctatgaaaGCAGTGAATGTAGAAAAGCTTTTATCCAGGAATCACAACTTATTGTGCATCAGAGAATCCATACTGGGATGAAACCTTTTGAATGCATTGAGTGTGAAAAAGCCTTTAGCAGGAAGTCACACCTCACCATATATCATAGAATACATACTGGAGAACAACCCTGTGAATGCAGTGATTGTAGGAAAGCTTTCAGCCAGAAAtctaatctcattgtacatcagAAAATTTATGTTGAACAGAAACCCTTTTCATGGAATGAGAAAACTTTAATTCAGTCATCAAAATTTCATTAA